The genomic DNA AAAAGCCGCATTGACAGAGTAGTACTTTAAAAGTACCATTAGGAGGATGCCTTGGACAGGAATCAACCTTATTACAGTTTGGCGAAAATCAAATCGCTGATTCAACGAGGCTTGTATCGCATCAGTAACGCCGCATTTTATGGTGCCCGTCTTCTTGGCTTAAACGATGAAGAAGCGGTAGTGAATGTTATTGTGAAACTTCAGGGCAAGGATTTTTATAAGTCAATGGAGTCACACCGGTTTTCCGGGACATGGCAGGATGTCTACCGACCGTTAATTTCGGGTCGGATGGCCTACGTTAAGTTGCAAATATCGGCCGAAAAAGAGGCAGTGATCATTCAATTTAAAGCGAAGGATTTTCCCAATGAAGGCATTTAAATCAAAACTGAAAACAAAAATAGATGATATTTGTCCTCTTTGCGGGAAAAAGGGAAAGGTCTCAATAAAAATAATCACCGATCGGATTCCCTACAAAAAGACGCATTTGCTGGTGGAGGATACCGTATTATGCGTTTGCGGTTATTGCGGTGAAGGCTATTACACTCCGGAACAGTTCCGTGCGCATTCCCGCCAAGCGAATATTGCCGTAAAAAAACACGAGCATCTCCTTTTAGGAGAAGAAATCATCCGTATCCGCCAAAAAACCGGCCTCCCCCAGCAAAAACTGGCGCGCAGGTTGGGCCTAAGCGTCAAAAGTTTTGCCAAATGGGAATCGAACCAGGATGTGCAAAGCGTCCAGATGGACAACCTCTTGAGGGCCATCGACCGCGACCCCACGCTGGTCGATTATCTGGCCGCCTTCCG from Deltaproteobacteria bacterium includes the following:
- a CDS encoding type II toxin-antitoxin system MqsR family toxin, encoding MDRNQPYYSLAKIKSLIQRGLYRISNAAFYGARLLGLNDEEAVVNVIVKLQGKDFYKSMESHRFSGTWQDVYRPLISGRMAYVKLQISAEKEAVIIQFKAKDFPNEGI
- a CDS encoding type II toxin-antitoxin system MqsA family antitoxin translates to MKAFKSKLKTKIDDICPLCGKKGKVSIKIITDRIPYKKTHLLVEDTVLCVCGYCGEGYYTPEQFRAHSRQANIAVKKHEHLLLGEEIIRIRQKTGLPQQKLARRLGLSVKSFAKWESNQDVQSVQMDNLLRAIDRDPTLVDYLAAFRNAA